CCGGGCTGTTCACGATGGGCGTGAAGCCGGTGCCCCCGATCCCGCCGAGGTTGGAAATGGTGAAGGTCGCCCCCTGCATCTCGTCGGGTTTCAGCTTGCGCTCGCGGGCCTTTTCAGCCAGTTCGCTCAGCTCCAGCACGATCTCGGTGATGCTCTTGCGGTCGGCGTCCTTCAGGACCGGCACGAGCAGGCCCTGGGGCGTGTCCACCGCCACGCCGAGGTTGACGTACTCCTTGTAGATGACCTGTTGGTTGCCCAGGTCTAGCGACGCGCCGAACTTGGGAAAGCGGCGCAGAGCGTTCGCCACGACCTTCATCAGGATGTGGGTCATGGTGAGCTTGCCGCCCGCCTTCTCGACCCGCGCCCCGAACTGCTTGCGCGTCTCTTCCATGCGGGTCACGTCGGCCTTGTCGAAGTGGGTGACCATCGGGATGGTCGTCCACGAGGTCGTCATGGAACGGATCGTCGCCTTGCGGATGCCGCTCATGTCCTCGCGGCGCACGGTCCCCCACTTCTCGAAATTGGGGAGGGGTGCGGCCTGAACGGGAACGGATGCCGCTGGAGCAGGAGCTGGGGCCGCCGCAGGCTGGGCGCTGGCCGCTGGCCGCTGGCCGCTCCCGGCCGCCTGCCGCACGTCCTCCTCACTGATACGGCCCGCGATGCCGGTGCCGTGAACGTCGTGGATGTCCACCCCGATCTCGCGGGCGAGGCGGCGCACGCTGGGCGCGGCGGGAATGATCTGGCGACCGTCGTAGGTCTGGGTGTCGTAGGGACGCTGGGCACCCGGAGCCTGGCTGGGGGCGGACTGGGTGGGCGTCCGCTCGCCGGGGGACGGCATGCTTCCCGTGCTTCCGGCCTGCTCCTTCTGCGCCTCCTGCTGGGCCTGGGCGACCCGGTTGGCCGTGCCCGCCTGTGGCGCGGTGGCGGGAGCGTCCGGTTCAGCGGCGGGAGCGGAGGCCGCTGCCGTGGCCGCCGGAGCCTGACCGCCGCCCAGCGTCAGGATCACGCCGCCCACCTTCACGGTGTCCCCCACGTTCACGCCCACGCTCTCGACGGTGCCGGACGCGTTCGCCGGAACCTCCACCACGGCCTTGTCCGTCTCGATCTCGATGACAGGCTGGCCCTCGCTGATCTGGTCGCCGGGCTTGACGAGGACCGTCACGACTGTCCCCTGCTCGATGTTGTCGCCCACGTCGGGGAGGGTGACCTGAGTGCCCGCCGACCCTCCACTGCTGACAGCGGGGGGCTGAGGACTGGCGGCCGAACCGCCCCCCCCTGTCCCCGCCTGCTCCTTTTGCGCCTCAATCTGCGCCTGCGCGACCCGGTTGGCCGTGCTGGGGTCGTTCGCCACCGTCGGCGCGTCCGGCTCGGCGGAGGGGGTGCCGGGCGCGGGGGTCTGTCCGGCGTTCTGGTCGCCTGCACCGCCCTGAGCCGGGGCCGCCGGTCCACCGCCCCCCAGCGTCAGAATCACGCCGCCCACCTGCACGGTGTCGCCCACGTTCACGTTCACGGCCTCGACCGTGCCACCCGCGCTGGCGGGAACCTCTACGACCGCCTTGTCCGTCTCGATCTCGATGACGGGCTGGCCCTCACTGATCTGGTCGCCGGGCTTCACCAGCACCGTCACCACGGTGCCCTGTTCGATGTTGTCGCCCACGTCGGGCAATTTGAGTTCTGTCGCCATGTTGGACGCTCCTTGTTTGAGGGGGCCATCAGCTTTCCGCGATCAGCCATCAGCATAGGCGGCTGATCGCGAAGGGCTGATGGCGGACGGCTTAACGCAGGACGGGGGCAATGCGCCCCGGGTCGATGCCGAGGTCTGCGATGGCCTTCGCCACCACGTCGCCCTTCACCTTGCCGTCGCGTTGCAGCGCGTAGAGGGTCGCCAGCACCACATGCTTGGCGTCCACCTCGAAAAAGTCGCGCAGTTCTTCGCGGGCCTCCGAGCGTCCGAAGCCGTCGGTCCCCAGCGTCCAGACCTTGCGGTCGAGGTGCCCGTTTAGGCCGTCGGCGCCCAGCTTGACGTAATCGCTGACCGAGACGATCACGCCGGGCGCGTTCTCCTTGCTGAGCTGCGAGGCGACGTAGCTGACGCGCGGTTCCTCCTGCGGGTGCAGCATGTTGTGCCGCTGGGTCAGCAGGGCGTCCTGATGGAGTTCCTTGTAGCTCGTCACGCTCCACACGTCGGCGGCCACCCCGTAGCCCTCCAGCATCGTGACGGCTTCCAGCGCTGCGCCCATCGCGGGGCCACTGGCGAGAAGCTGGGCGCGAAGCTTGGCCTTCGTGTTCCCACTCTTCTGGAAGCGGTACATCCCCTTGAGGATGCCGTCGTGGATTTCCTGGTGCGAGCGGCCGTCTTCCGGCATGGGGGGCTGCACCTCGTTCTCGTTGTCGATGGTGACGTAGTAGAACTCGTCAATGCCGTCCACGTACATCCGCTGGATGCCCGCCTCCACGATCACGGCGAGTTCGTAGGCGAAGGCCGGGTCGTACACCTTGAGGTTGGGCACGACGTACGCCTGGAGCAGCGAGTTGCCGTCCTGGTGCTGGAGGCCCTCGCCCGCCAGGGTGGTGCGCCCGGCGGTCGCACCGAACAGGAAGCCGCGTGCCCGCTGGTCGGCGGCGGCCCACACGAGGTCGCCGATGCGCTGCATCCCGAACATGGAGTAGAAGACATAGAAGGGGATGGTGGGCACGCCGTGGTTCGCGTAGCTCGTCGCGGCGGCGATCCACGAGGCCATCGCGCCGTCCTCGGTGATGCCTTCTTCCAGCATCTGGCCGTCGGTGCTTTCCTTGTAGGCCATCAGCGAGCCGAAGTCGACGGGCTGGTACGTCTGGCCGCGCGGCGAGTAGATGCCGATGCGGGGCACCAGCGCGTCCATGCCGAAGGTGCGGGCCTCGTCGGGAACGATGGGCACGATGAGCTTGCCGATTTCCTTGTCGCGCAGCAGC
This region of Deinococcus sp. HSC-46F16 genomic DNA includes:
- a CDS encoding 2-oxo acid dehydrogenase subunit E2 — protein: MATELKLPDVGDNIEQGTVVTVLVKPGDQISEGQPVIEIETDKAVVEVPASAGGTVEAVNVNVGDTVQVGGVILTLGGGGPAAPAQGGAGDQNAGQTPAPGTPSAEPDAPTVANDPSTANRVAQAQIEAQKEQAGTGGGGSAASPQPPAVSSGGSAGTQVTLPDVGDNIEQGTVVTVLVKPGDQISEGQPVIEIETDKAVVEVPANASGTVESVGVNVGDTVKVGGVILTLGGGQAPAATAAASAPAAEPDAPATAPQAGTANRVAQAQQEAQKEQAGSTGSMPSPGERTPTQSAPSQAPGAQRPYDTQTYDGRQIIPAAPSVRRLAREIGVDIHDVHGTGIAGRISEEDVRQAAGSGQRPAASAQPAAAPAPAPAASVPVQAAPLPNFEKWGTVRREDMSGIRKATIRSMTTSWTTIPMVTHFDKADVTRMEETRKQFGARVEKAGGKLTMTHILMKVVANALRRFPKFGASLDLGNQQVIYKEYVNLGVAVDTPQGLLVPVLKDADRKSITEIVLELSELAEKARERKLKPDEMQGATFTISNLGGIGGTGFTPIVNSPEVAILGVSRGGMEPVWNKETGSFEPRNMLPLSLTYDHRLIDGADAARFLRFVCETLEDPFLISL